Proteins encoded in a region of the Homo sapiens chromosome 9, GRCh38.p14 Primary Assembly genome:
- the RLN2 gene encoding prorelaxin H2 isoform X1: MNTSKAVADSWMEEVIKLCGRELVRAQIAICGMSTWSKRSLSQEDAPQTPRPVAEIVPSFINKDTETINMMSEFVANLPQELKLTLSEMQPALPQLQQHVPVLKDSSLLFEEFKKLIRNRQSEAADSSPSELKYLGLDTHSRKKRQLYSALANKCCHVGCTKRSLARFC, encoded by the exons ATGAACACAAGCaa AGCAGTCGCGGACTCATGGATGGAGGAAGTTATTAAATTATGCGGCCGCGAATTAGTTCGCGCGCAGATTGCCATTTGCGGCATGAGCACCTGGAGCAAAAGGTCTCTGAGCCAGGAAGATGCTCCTCAGACACCTAGACCAGTGGCAG aaaTTGTGCCATCCTTCATCAACAAAGATACAGAAACCATAAATATGATGTCAGAATTTGTTGCTAATTTGCCACAGGAGCTGAAGTTAACCCTGTCTGAGATGCAGCCAGCATTACCACAGCTACAACAACATGTACCTGTATTAAAAGATTCCAGTCTTCTCTTTGAAGAATTTAAGAAACTTATTCGCAATAGACAAAGTGAAGCCGCAGACAGCAGTCCTTCAGAATTAAAATACTTAGGCTTGGATACTCATTCTCGAAAAAAGAGACAACTCTACAGTGCATTGGCTAATAAATGTTGCCATGTTGGTTGTACCAAAAGATCTCTTGCTAGATTTTGCTGA
- the RLN2 gene encoding prorelaxin H2 isoform 1 preproprotein (isoform 1 preproprotein is encoded by transcript variant 1), which produces MPRLFFFHLLGVCLLLNQFSRAVADSWMEEVIKLCGRELVRAQIAICGMSTWSKRSLSQEDAPQTPRPVAEIVPSFINKDTETINMMSEFVANLPQELKLTLSEMQPALPQLQQHVPVLKDSSLLFEEFKKLIRNRQSEAADSSPSELKYLGLDTHSRKKRQLYSALANKCCHVGCTKRSLARFC; this is translated from the exons ATGCCTCGCCTGTTTTTTTTCCACCTGCTAGGAGTCTGTTTACTACTGAACCAATTTTCCAGAGCAGTCGCGGACTCATGGATGGAGGAAGTTATTAAATTATGCGGCCGCGAATTAGTTCGCGCGCAGATTGCCATTTGCGGCATGAGCACCTGGAGCAAAAGGTCTCTGAGCCAGGAAGATGCTCCTCAGACACCTAGACCAGTGGCAG aaaTTGTGCCATCCTTCATCAACAAAGATACAGAAACCATAAATATGATGTCAGAATTTGTTGCTAATTTGCCACAGGAGCTGAAGTTAACCCTGTCTGAGATGCAGCCAGCATTACCACAGCTACAACAACATGTACCTGTATTAAAAGATTCCAGTCTTCTCTTTGAAGAATTTAAGAAACTTATTCGCAATAGACAAAGTGAAGCCGCAGACAGCAGTCCTTCAGAATTAAAATACTTAGGCTTGGATACTCATTCTCGAAAAAAGAGACAACTCTACAGTGCATTGGCTAATAAATGTTGCCATGTTGGTTGTACCAAAAGATCTCTTGCTAGATTTTGCTGA
- the RLN1 gene encoding prorelaxin H1 preproprotein, with protein MPRLFLFHLLEFCLLLNQFSRAVAAKWKDDVIKLCGRELVRAQIAICGMSTWSKRSLSQEDAPQTPRPVAEIVPSFINKDTETIIIMLEFIANLPPELKAALSERQPSLPELQQYVPALKDSNLSFEEFKKLIRNRQSEAADSNPSELKYLGLDTHSQKKRRPYVALFEKCCLIGCTKRSLAKYC; from the exons ATGCCTCGCCTGTTCTTGTTCCACCTGCTAGAATTCTGTTTACTACTGAACCAATTTTCCAGAGCAGTCGCGGCCAAATGGAAGGACGATGTTATTAAATTATGCGGCCGCGAATTAGTTCGCGCGCAGATTGCCATTTGCGGCATGAGCACCTGGAGCAAAAGGTCTCTGAGCCAGGAAGATGCTCCTCAGACACCTAGACCAGTGGCAG AAATTGTACCATCCTTCATCAACAAAGATACAGAAACTATAATTATCATGTTGGAATTCATTGCTAATTTGCCACCGGAGCTGAAGGCAGCCCTATCTGAGAGGCAACCATCATTACCAGAGCTACAGCAGTATGTACCTGCATTAAAGGATTCCAATCTTAGCTTTGAAGAATTTAAGAAACTTATTCGCAATAGGCAAAGTGAAGCCGCAGACAGCAATCCTTCAGAATTAAAATACTTAGGCTTGGATactcattctcaaaaaaagagaCGACCCTACGTGGCACTGTTTGAGAAATGTTGCCTAATTGGTTGTACCAAAAGGTCTCTTGCTAAATATTGCTGA
- the RLN2 gene encoding prorelaxin H2 isoform 2 precursor (isoform 2 precursor is encoded by transcript variant 2) — MPRLFFFHLLGVCLLLNQFSRAVADSWMEEVIKLCGRELVRAQIAICGMSTWSKRSLSQEDAPQTPRPVAGDFIQTVSLGISPDGGKALRTGSCFTREFLGALSKLCHPSSTKIQKP; from the exons ATGCCTCGCCTGTTTTTTTTCCACCTGCTAGGAGTCTGTTTACTACTGAACCAATTTTCCAGAGCAGTCGCGGACTCATGGATGGAGGAAGTTATTAAATTATGCGGCCGCGAATTAGTTCGCGCGCAGATTGCCATTTGCGGCATGAGCACCTGGAGCAAAAGGTCTCTGAGCCAGGAAGATGCTCCTCAGACACCTAGACCAGTGGCAG GTGATTTTATTCAAACAGTCTCACTGGGAATCTCACCGGACGGAGGGAAAGCACTGAGAACAGGAAGCTGCTTCACCCGAGAGTTCCTTGGTGCCCTTTCC aaaTTGTGCCATCCTTCATCAACAAAGATACAGAAACCATAA
- the RLN1 gene encoding prorelaxin H1 isoform X1 — protein sequence MPRLFLFHLLEFCLLLNQFSRAVAAKWKDDVIKLCGRELVRAQIAICGMSTWSKRSLSQEDAPQTPRPVAGDFIQTVSLGISPDGGKALRTGSCFTREFLGALSKLYHPSSTKIQKL from the exons ATGCCTCGCCTGTTCTTGTTCCACCTGCTAGAATTCTGTTTACTACTGAACCAATTTTCCAGAGCAGTCGCGGCCAAATGGAAGGACGATGTTATTAAATTATGCGGCCGCGAATTAGTTCGCGCGCAGATTGCCATTTGCGGCATGAGCACCTGGAGCAAAAGGTCTCTGAGCCAGGAAGATGCTCCTCAGACACCTAGACCAGTGGCAG GTGATTTTATTCAAACAGTCTCACTGGGAATCTCACCGGACGGAGGGAAAGCACTGAGAACAGGAAGCTGCTTCACCCGAGAGTTCCTTGGTGCCCTTTCC AAATTGTACCATCCTTCATCAACAAAGATACAGAAACTATAA
- the RLN2 gene encoding prorelaxin H2 isoform X2 → MMSEFVANLPQELKLTLSEMQPALPQLQQHVPVLKDSSLLFEEFKKLIRNRQSEAADSSPSELKYLGLDTHSRKKRQLYSALANKCCHVGCTKRSLARFC, encoded by the coding sequence ATGATGTCAGAATTTGTTGCTAATTTGCCACAGGAGCTGAAGTTAACCCTGTCTGAGATGCAGCCAGCATTACCACAGCTACAACAACATGTACCTGTATTAAAAGATTCCAGTCTTCTCTTTGAAGAATTTAAGAAACTTATTCGCAATAGACAAAGTGAAGCCGCAGACAGCAGTCCTTCAGAATTAAAATACTTAGGCTTGGATACTCATTCTCGAAAAAAGAGACAACTCTACAGTGCATTGGCTAATAAATGTTGCCATGTTGGTTGTACCAAAAGATCTCTTGCTAGATTTTGCTGA
- the RLN1 gene encoding prorelaxin H1 isoform X2: MLEFIANLPPELKAALSERQPSLPELQQYVPALKDSNLSFEEFKKLIRNRQSEAADSNPSELKYLGLDTHSQKKRRPYVALFEKCCLIGCTKRSLAKYC, encoded by the coding sequence ATGTTGGAATTCATTGCTAATTTGCCACCGGAGCTGAAGGCAGCCCTATCTGAGAGGCAACCATCATTACCAGAGCTACAGCAGTATGTACCTGCATTAAAGGATTCCAATCTTAGCTTTGAAGAATTTAAGAAACTTATTCGCAATAGGCAAAGTGAAGCCGCAGACAGCAATCCTTCAGAATTAAAATACTTAGGCTTGGATactcattctcaaaaaaagagaCGACCCTACGTGGCACTGTTTGAGAAATGTTGCCTAATTGGTTGTACCAAAAGGTCTCTTGCTAAATATTGCTGA